The Winogradskyella schleiferi genome has a window encoding:
- a CDS encoding 3-hydroxyacyl-ACP dehydratase FabZ family protein — translation MTNKNIIKLLPYQKPFLFVDGIDTVSEHGITGHYTFKKDESFYKGHFKDNPITPGVILTECMAQIGLVCLGIYLMKDELNESIKPQIALTSHQIDFYLPVLPNEKVTVISEKEVFRFNKMKCKVKLFNEKDELVCRGNISGMIQIPAKAGISDSKNQ, via the coding sequence ATGACAAATAAAAACATCATAAAACTTTTACCCTATCAAAAACCATTTTTGTTTGTTGATGGTATCGATACGGTTTCAGAACATGGAATCACAGGACACTATACATTTAAAAAAGACGAATCATTTTATAAAGGTCATTTTAAAGACAACCCAATAACACCAGGCGTTATTTTAACGGAATGTATGGCTCAAATCGGTTTGGTTTGTTTAGGAATATATTTAATGAAAGATGAATTAAATGAAAGCATAAAACCGCAAATAGCATTAACATCCCATCAAATTGATTTTTATTTACCTGTTTTGCCAAATGAAAAAGTAACGGTAATTTCTGAAAAAGAAGTTTTTCGGTTTAATAAGATGAAGTGTAAAGTGAAGTTATTCAATGAAAAAGACGAATTGGTTTGTAGAGGAAATATTTCAGGAATGATACAAATTCCTGCGAAAGCAGGAATCTCAGACTCGAAAAATCAATGA
- a CDS encoding beta-ketoacyl-[acyl-carrier-protein] synthase family protein — protein sequence MKRVVITGLGVVSPNGVGITDFTDALKQGKSGITFHQKLKDLNFSCQIGGIPQISEEKKSKYFTGLQLRGFNSSGILYGCIAGIDAWKDAGFEMNPESELDYDTGLIFGTGTSGIEKFREAIYSLDEGNVRRLGSTVVLQTMASGVSAYLSGMLGLGNQVTTNSSACSTGTEAVIMGYDRISSGKAKCMLVGSCSDHGPYIWGGFDAMRVMTYKHNDAPEKGSRPMSASATGFVPGSGAGALVLESLESALERGATIYAEVLGGEINSGGQRQGGTLTAPNAEAVQRCITHAIANSGIASNAIDVINGHLTATSKDSLEIENWTKSLNRSGADFPYINSTKSMIGHCLAAAGAIECVASVIQLKEQFVAPNINCDDLHPEIEALVSSDKIQTQKIDFNFEVMAKASFGFGDVNACVVFRKFRK from the coding sequence ATGAAAAGAGTAGTAATAACAGGATTAGGAGTCGTATCACCAAACGGCGTTGGAATAACCGATTTCACTGATGCCTTAAAACAAGGTAAATCGGGAATCACGTTTCATCAAAAACTAAAAGACCTTAATTTTTCTTGTCAGATAGGTGGCATTCCTCAAATTTCAGAAGAAAAAAAATCAAAATATTTTACCGGTTTACAATTGCGCGGATTCAATAGTTCAGGCATACTTTATGGTTGTATCGCAGGCATTGACGCATGGAAAGATGCTGGTTTTGAAATGAATCCTGAAAGCGAACTCGATTACGACACAGGGTTAATTTTCGGAACAGGAACGTCCGGAATTGAAAAATTCAGAGAAGCCATTTATAGTTTGGATGAAGGCAATGTACGCCGTTTAGGAAGCACAGTCGTTTTACAAACCATGGCGAGTGGAGTCAGTGCTTACTTAAGCGGTATGTTGGGTTTGGGTAATCAAGTCACTACCAATTCATCGGCATGTTCCACGGGAACTGAAGCTGTAATCATGGGTTATGACCGTATTTCTAGCGGAAAAGCCAAATGCATGTTAGTTGGCAGTTGTAGCGACCATGGACCCTATATTTGGGGAGGATTCGATGCCATGCGAGTGATGACCTACAAGCACAATGACGCACCAGAAAAAGGCTCAAGACCAATGAGCGCTTCTGCTACGGGATTCGTGCCAGGAAGTGGCGCAGGAGCTCTAGTCTTGGAATCCTTGGAAAGCGCTTTAGAGCGTGGCGCAACCATTTACGCTGAGGTTTTGGGCGGCGAAATCAATTCTGGTGGTCAGCGACAAGGCGGAACTTTAACTGCACCAAATGCTGAAGCCGTTCAACGTTGTATTACACATGCCATTGCCAATTCGGGAATAGCGTCAAATGCAATTGATGTTATTAATGGCCATTTAACGGCAACCTCAAAAGACAGCCTAGAAATTGAAAATTGGACTAAGAGTTTAAATAGAAGCGGAGCGGATTTTCCGTATATAAATTCCACTAAATCCATGATTGGTCATTGTTTGGCTGCCGCAGGAGCAATTGAATGCGTGGCGAGCGTCATACAACTTAAAGAACAATTTGTAGCACCAAATATCAATTGTGACGACTTACATCCCGAAATAGAAGCGCTGGTAAGTTCAGACAAAATCCAAACTCAAAAAATTGATTTTAATTTTGAAGTGATGGCGAAGGCAAGTTTTGGTTTTGGCGATGTGAATGCTTGTGTTGTGTTTAGGAAGTTTAGAAAGTAA
- the mtgA gene encoding monofunctional biosynthetic peptidoglycan transglycosylase: MMKRVFRFLGKLVLWFIVLSVGLVALYKFVPVPATPLMVIRYFESTNETKTWKHKWVSMEKISKNIQLAAICSEDQKFMEHNGFDIEAIEKAYEHNKRGNHIRGGSTISQQTAKNVFLWPQRSWLRKGLETYFTFLIETIWSKERILEVYLNSIEMGNGIYGAEAAAHYWFKKSAANLNANESAAIVAVLPNPRNYKANPASAYIQRRQQWIVKQMRYYGEFNFNTEK; the protein is encoded by the coding sequence TTGATGAAAAGGGTATTTCGTTTTTTAGGAAAATTAGTGCTTTGGTTTATCGTCTTGTCGGTCGGTTTGGTGGCGTTATATAAGTTCGTTCCTGTACCAGCAACGCCTTTAATGGTTATTCGTTATTTTGAAAGTACTAATGAGACCAAAACATGGAAACACAAGTGGGTTTCCATGGAAAAGATATCAAAGAATATCCAGCTCGCCGCTATCTGTAGTGAAGACCAAAAGTTTATGGAGCACAATGGTTTTGATATTGAAGCCATTGAGAAAGCTTACGAACACAACAAGAGAGGAAACCATATTAGAGGCGGAAGCACCATTAGCCAACAAACTGCAAAAAATGTCTTTCTATGGCCACAACGTTCTTGGTTGCGTAAAGGCTTAGAAACGTATTTCACCTTTTTAATTGAGACTATTTGGAGCAAAGAGCGCATTCTCGAAGTCTATTTAAACAGTATTGAAATGGGTAACGGTATCTATGGTGCAGAAGCTGCCGCACACTATTGGTTTAAAAAATCTGCTGCAAATTTAAATGCAAACGAATCCGCAGCCATTGTTGCCGTTTTGCCAAATCCAAGAAATTACAAGGCAAATCCCGCGTCAGCATATATCCAAAGACGCCAACAATGGATTGTAAAGCAGATGCGATATTATGGTGAATTTAATTTCAATACTGAAAAATGA
- a CDS encoding type III polyketide synthase, with protein MSVKITAVAKQLPKYTRETKDILPFVELWLEDQEERFKRKVLKIFENATVDRRYSIMNPEEVFLKTSFEEKNEIYTKESIKLAEASLLKALDKASLKATDIDYIITVSCTGIMIPSLDAYLINSLKMKQDIVRLPVTEMGCAAGVSGILYAKNFLKANPNKRAAVIAVESPTATFQLDDYSMVNIVSAAIFGDGCASVILSSYEDEKGPEIKDEAMYHFFDAEHMMGFKLKNTGLQMVLDQSVPQTIADHFPKIIHPFLERNGLTIEDIDHLVFHPGGKKIVQTVEDLFGDLGKNIEDTKEVLRLYGNMSSATVLYVLERFMDRDLPKGDKGIMLSFGPGFSAQRILLEW; from the coding sequence ATGTCAGTAAAAATAACAGCAGTTGCAAAACAACTCCCAAAATATACTAGGGAAACTAAGGATATTTTACCCTTTGTAGAATTATGGTTAGAAGACCAAGAGGAACGTTTTAAACGAAAAGTCCTCAAGATTTTCGAAAATGCTACGGTTGATAGACGGTATTCTATCATGAATCCTGAAGAGGTCTTTTTAAAAACATCTTTTGAAGAAAAGAATGAGATTTACACCAAAGAATCTATAAAATTAGCGGAAGCAAGTCTGCTCAAAGCATTAGATAAAGCCAGTTTAAAAGCCACTGATATTGACTACATCATCACGGTAAGTTGCACAGGCATTATGATTCCATCACTGGATGCCTATCTGATAAACAGCTTAAAAATGAAACAAGATATCGTGCGTTTGCCAGTTACCGAAATGGGTTGTGCGGCAGGCGTATCTGGAATATTGTATGCCAAGAATTTTTTAAAAGCTAATCCGAACAAACGTGCTGCAGTCATTGCTGTAGAGTCGCCAACCGCAACCTTTCAGCTCGATGATTATTCGATGGTCAATATCGTCAGTGCTGCCATTTTTGGCGATGGTTGTGCTAGTGTCATTTTATCGTCTTACGAAGATGAAAAAGGTCCTGAAATTAAGGACGAAGCCATGTACCATTTCTTTGATGCCGAGCACATGATGGGTTTTAAATTGAAAAACACAGGATTACAAATGGTTTTAGACCAATCGGTACCGCAAACCATTGCCGATCATTTCCCTAAAATTATCCATCCATTTTTAGAACGAAATGGATTGACCATTGAAGATATTGACCATTTAGTTTTCCATCCCGGAGGTAAAAAAATAGTACAAACAGTTGAAGATTTATTTGGCGATTTAGGTAAAAATATAGAGGACACAAAGGAAGTTTTAAGACTATACGGAAATATGAGCAGTGCAACGGTTTTGTACGTGTTAGAGCGTTTTATGGATAGGGATTTACCAAAAGGCGACAAAGGAATCATGCTCAGTTTTGGACCTGGTTTTTCGGCGCAGCGTATTTTGTTGGAATGGTAA
- a CDS encoding zinc-dependent metalloprotease: protein MNKNYLLKITMLVFAFFSLSAISQNSDQLWTRINASKAKQSEQVLRKIELKKETFFQLNIEKLKNDLHNVGNSENMGNTIISFPNSDGKLNRFKIFESSIMEPELQAQFPDIRTYAGQGIDNPAEIVRFSITPKGFHGMFLGTSNGTQFIDPYTVEGHIYSVYAKKNLEARNFDFECGVNDNPILNRAYDEPTNLARNADDGMLRDYRLAVACTVEYSAFHGGTVAGAMAAIVITINRVNSIYQRDLSIKLTLVADNNNIIFTDATGGDSFNNNNANILLNQSQSVINNIIMSANYDVGHTFSTGAGGLAGQGVTCDTDNKARGVTGSDQPIGDPYDIDFVAHELGHQFGASHTFNGTEGFCSGGNRSATNAYEPGSGSTIMAYAGICDSDNIQSNSDTYFHQNSLNQIWSHVTSTGACPVNRTTTGNTEPVANAGANYTIPQGTPYKLDGSASSDVDGMATLTYTWEQYDLGPAGLPTETTVSGPLVRSFLGTGNPVRYVPRLSDALSNGGTSTTWEKLATVNRTINYKLTVRDNDASGGQTDDDQMTITNVAAAGPFMVTSQNTNQIVWTPGQTETITWNVAGTTGNGVNTANVNILLSIDEGLTYNTVLASNVPNDGSHAITVPNITAPKCRIMVEGAGNIFFNLNTSFFAIGNYVYENVDVCESYTFDFGGLPVPESIDAYTGYTLNVPAPLTMTDANISVDITHPNSGDLLYGFRHPEYAGSFIIRLVTQQCSGSANPNLVFDDEGSAINCATISNGDSIMPEDALSAVDGTNSQGDWLFFIFDSTVNGTPSAINSVTIEVCENSVEPVLSVLDNELDNLNIYPNPNNGVFNIGFNPKSGEAINIEVYDIRGRSIYTKSFNSVSRFEETIQLNDAQSGVYLVTIADGANKVTKKIIVE, encoded by the coding sequence ATGAATAAAAATTACTTACTAAAAATAACAATGCTGGTATTCGCATTTTTTTCTTTATCTGCTATTTCGCAAAACTCAGACCAATTGTGGACTAGAATTAATGCATCAAAGGCAAAACAATCTGAACAAGTTTTAAGAAAAATAGAACTGAAGAAAGAGACATTTTTTCAACTAAATATAGAAAAGCTTAAAAATGACTTACATAATGTTGGGAATAGTGAGAACATGGGAAATACAATTATTTCTTTTCCTAATTCTGATGGCAAACTAAATAGATTTAAAATATTCGAATCATCTATTATGGAACCCGAACTGCAAGCTCAATTTCCTGATATAAGAACTTATGCAGGTCAAGGAATCGATAATCCTGCGGAAATAGTAAGGTTTAGCATCACACCTAAAGGTTTTCATGGAATGTTTTTAGGAACCTCAAATGGTACACAGTTTATCGATCCTTATACAGTAGAAGGACATATTTACTCTGTCTATGCAAAGAAAAATTTAGAAGCGAGAAATTTTGATTTTGAATGTGGTGTTAATGATAACCCAATACTCAATAGAGCTTACGATGAACCAACAAATTTGGCTAGAAATGCTGATGATGGCATGTTAAGAGATTATCGTTTAGCTGTTGCGTGCACAGTGGAGTATTCTGCTTTTCACGGAGGAACGGTGGCAGGCGCTATGGCGGCAATTGTAATAACAATTAACAGAGTTAATAGTATTTATCAAAGAGATTTATCGATAAAACTTACTTTAGTTGCTGATAATAATAATATAATATTTACAGATGCTACAGGAGGGGATTCGTTTAATAATAACAATGCAAATATTTTATTAAATCAAAGTCAAAGTGTGATTAATAACATAATAATGTCTGCTAATTATGATGTTGGACACACATTTAGCACAGGTGCTGGTGGACTAGCCGGACAAGGGGTTACATGTGATACAGATAATAAGGCCAGAGGAGTCACAGGTTCTGATCAACCAATAGGTGACCCTTATGATATTGATTTTGTAGCACACGAGTTAGGACATCAATTTGGAGCGTCACATACTTTTAATGGAACTGAAGGGTTTTGTTCTGGTGGAAACAGATCCGCAACAAATGCTTATGAACCAGGAAGTGGGTCAACAATTATGGCTTATGCTGGTATATGTGATTCTGATAATATTCAAAGTAATAGTGATACTTATTTTCATCAAAATAGTTTAAACCAAATTTGGTCTCATGTTACAAGCACAGGTGCTTGTCCGGTAAATAGAACAACAACAGGTAATACTGAGCCAGTAGCAAACGCAGGCGCCAATTATACCATACCTCAAGGCACACCTTATAAATTAGACGGAAGCGCTTCATCTGATGTCGATGGAATGGCAACATTAACCTACACATGGGAACAATACGACTTGGGACCAGCAGGATTACCGACAGAAACCACAGTTTCTGGACCATTGGTAAGATCTTTTTTAGGCACGGGAAACCCAGTACGTTACGTCCCAAGACTTTCAGACGCACTAAGCAATGGAGGTACATCAACAACATGGGAAAAATTAGCAACGGTAAACAGAACTATTAATTACAAATTAACCGTAAGGGATAACGATGCTAGTGGAGGCCAAACAGACGATGATCAAATGACAATTACCAATGTTGCTGCAGCTGGACCGTTTATGGTAACCTCACAAAATACAAATCAAATTGTGTGGACACCAGGACAGACAGAGACGATAACTTGGAATGTAGCTGGTACAACAGGTAACGGAGTTAATACTGCAAATGTTAACATATTATTATCTATAGATGAAGGCTTAACCTACAACACGGTTTTAGCATCTAACGTACCAAATGACGGTTCCCATGCCATTACGGTGCCTAATATTACTGCTCCAAAATGTAGAATTATGGTAGAAGGTGCTGGTAATATATTTTTTAACCTTAACACGTCTTTCTTTGCTATTGGTAATTATGTATACGAAAATGTGGATGTGTGCGAAAGTTATACTTTTGATTTTGGTGGTTTACCTGTACCAGAAAGTATTGACGCATACACTGGATATACACTAAACGTGCCAGCGCCATTAACTATGACAGATGCCAATATATCAGTAGATATAACTCATCCCAATAGTGGTGATTTATTATATGGTTTTAGGCATCCAGAATATGCAGGTTCATTTATAATTAGATTAGTCACACAACAATGTTCAGGCAGTGCCAATCCTAATTTGGTTTTTGACGATGAAGGATCGGCAATAAATTGTGCCACTATTAGTAATGGAGATAGTATTATGCCAGAAGATGCATTATCTGCTGTAGATGGTACCAATTCACAAGGGGATTGGTTATTCTTTATTTTTGACAGCACAGTTAATGGAACGCCCAGTGCAATTAATTCCGTAACAATTGAAGTATGTGAAAATTCTGTCGAACCAGTATTGTCAGTACTGGACAACGAATTAGATAATCTCAATATTTATCCTAATCCTAATAATGGAGTATTTAATATCGGTTTCAACCCAAAATCTGGCGAAGCAATAAACATAGAAGTTTATGACATTAGGGGACGGTCTATCTATACTAAAAGTTTTAATAGTGTCAGTAGATTTGAAGAAACTATTCAACTTAACGATGCGCAATCTGGCGTTTATTTAGTGACTATTGCAGATGGAGCAAATAAAGTAACCAAGAAAATCATTGTGGAATAA
- a CDS encoding NAD(P)/FAD-dependent oxidoreductase, translated as MNLSYWEIKTWLTNIDFTIVGSGIVGLNCALQLKNRFPRAKILILEKGMLPQGASTKNAGFACFGSLSEIKDDLKNHSEAEVLELIKKRINGLKLLRETLGDNAIDYQNLGGYELFLESDDTLYNSCLEKKDDINQLLYPTFNAEVFSFKANNFDFKKIKSNYCFNPFEGQIDTGKMMEALLIKVQSLGIKILNNAMLEDFSEGSNAVKLKTNHFDFTTKKLCIATNGFAKQLNILEVKPARAQVLITKPIDNLHIKGTFHLDEGYYYFRNVDNRILLGGGRNLDFKTEETTEFGQTEIIQNKLEELLKTIILPNTNFEIDQRWSGIMGVGKQKNTVVKQLSDHVFCGVRLGGMGIAIGSIIGKELADLVE; from the coding sequence ATGAATTTATCGTATTGGGAAATAAAAACGTGGTTAACTAACATTGATTTTACAATTGTTGGCAGTGGCATTGTAGGTCTTAATTGTGCATTGCAATTAAAAAATCGTTTCCCAAGAGCTAAAATTTTAATTCTTGAAAAAGGAATGCTTCCACAAGGGGCAAGTACAAAAAATGCTGGTTTTGCTTGTTTTGGAAGTTTAAGTGAGATTAAAGATGATTTAAAAAATCACTCGGAAGCCGAAGTCTTAGAATTAATTAAAAAGCGCATCAACGGTCTTAAACTACTTCGAGAAACATTGGGAGATAATGCCATAGATTATCAAAATTTAGGCGGTTATGAATTGTTCTTAGAGTCTGACGACACACTTTATAATTCATGTTTAGAAAAGAAAGACGACATCAATCAGCTCTTATATCCAACTTTCAATGCTGAGGTATTTTCTTTTAAAGCGAATAATTTTGATTTCAAAAAGATAAAATCGAATTACTGTTTTAATCCCTTCGAAGGACAGATTGATACAGGAAAAATGATGGAAGCGTTATTGATTAAAGTACAATCCTTGGGAATAAAAATCTTGAATAATGCAATGCTTGAAGATTTCTCGGAAGGTTCAAATGCGGTAAAACTTAAAACCAATCATTTCGATTTTACGACGAAAAAATTGTGCATCGCAACAAACGGATTTGCCAAACAACTCAACATTCTGGAAGTAAAACCAGCCAGAGCCCAAGTTTTAATTACAAAACCAATAGATAATTTACATATTAAAGGCACGTTTCATCTGGACGAAGGTTATTATTACTTCAGAAATGTTGATAATAGAATACTGCTTGGTGGCGGACGAAACTTAGATTTTAAAACTGAAGAAACTACGGAATTCGGTCAAACAGAAATCATTCAAAATAAGCTCGAAGAATTGCTTAAAACCATTATTTTGCCAAATACAAATTTTGAAATAGACCAGCGATGGAGCGGCATAATGGGCGTTGGAAAACAAAAGAATACGGTTGTAAAACAACTATCAGACCATGTGTTTTGCGGCGTACGATTAGGTGGAATGGGAATCGCAATTGGTAGTATAATAGGCAAAGAACTAGCAGATTTAGTAGAATAA
- a CDS encoding methyltransferase domain-containing protein, whose product MNLFINTTYRSNKTELMDDFTMKGELLRDTLDKLGRINKWLGGNRISINGIDALLNGRPKTQTYTIVDLGCGHGDILRLVADFGRKNGYNFKLIGIDANQDTVDYANELSESYPELSFKNEDIFSEKFQEKECDIVLATLFLHHFKEEEILRLLSNLSDMASIGIVVNDLHRSEIAYGLFKLLGMIISNYMIKQDGLTSILRAFKREDLERMSETLKLKSKISWKWAFRYQWLIKT is encoded by the coding sequence ATGAACCTATTTATAAACACTACTTATCGGAGTAATAAAACTGAACTCATGGACGATTTTACCATGAAAGGCGAGTTGTTGCGAGATACCTTAGATAAGTTAGGACGCATAAATAAATGGCTTGGTGGCAATCGTATTAGTATTAATGGTATTGATGCGCTATTAAACGGGCGACCCAAAACACAGACCTATACTATAGTAGATTTAGGTTGTGGTCATGGAGATATATTAAGATTGGTAGCTGATTTTGGTAGGAAAAACGGCTATAATTTCAAGTTAATAGGAATAGATGCTAACCAAGACACGGTTGATTACGCCAATGAATTATCCGAAAGTTATCCAGAATTATCCTTTAAAAATGAAGATATATTTTCTGAAAAATTTCAAGAAAAGGAATGCGACATTGTTTTAGCAACGCTTTTTTTACATCATTTTAAGGAAGAAGAAATTCTAAGATTATTATCAAATCTTTCAGATATGGCAAGTATTGGCATCGTTGTAAATGATTTGCATCGTAGTGAAATTGCCTATGGTTTATTTAAACTATTAGGGATGATTATTTCAAATTACATGATAAAACAAGATGGGCTGACCTCTATTCTTCGCGCTTTTAAACGCGAAGATTTAGAGCGTATGTCAGAAACATTAAAACTCAAATCAAAAATCAGTTGGAAATGGGCTTTCCGTTACCAATGGTTAATTAAAACTTAG
- a CDS encoding acyl carrier protein, protein MTNEELIPKLKTIIAPYIQDEEAFKNLTVDTDFVNDLKINSANLVDIILDIEDEFDIRLENEDMEKMLDVKSAIDIVNTKLRA, encoded by the coding sequence ATGACAAACGAAGAATTAATCCCAAAACTAAAAACCATCATTGCGCCTTATATCCAAGATGAGGAGGCGTTTAAAAACCTGACTGTTGATACGGATTTTGTAAATGACTTAAAAATCAATTCCGCCAATTTGGTGGATATTATTCTTGATATCGAAGATGAGTTCGACATCAGATTAGAAAATGAGGACATGGAAAAAATGCTCGATGTTAAATCTGCCATTGACATTGTAAACACAAAATTAAGAGCCTAA
- a CDS encoding YceI family protein encodes MRIGLLSFFILCFSITAVAQNTSSIDFKIKNFGINVDGHFNTFSITVEFDEANSELESLSGTIKVSSIKTGIDNRDEHLKEEEYFDVTNHKQITLKSESITKLSDNQYKVKANLTIKGITKEINIKVNVAEVDNSYKITSNFELDRRDFKVGGGSFIMSDTVKISVVHFQDF; translated from the coding sequence ATGAGAATTGGTTTACTTTCATTTTTTATCCTTTGCTTTTCAATCACTGCAGTTGCTCAAAATACATCTAGCATTGATTTTAAGATTAAAAACTTTGGCATCAATGTAGATGGTCATTTCAATACATTTTCTATCACAGTTGAATTTGATGAGGCAAACTCGGAATTAGAAAGTCTTTCAGGAACCATAAAGGTATCTTCTATAAAAACAGGTATAGATAATAGAGACGAACACTTGAAAGAAGAAGAGTATTTTGATGTCACAAACCATAAACAAATAACTTTAAAAAGTGAATCAATTACTAAGTTATCTGACAATCAGTATAAGGTAAAAGCAAATCTTACTATTAAAGGGATTACCAAGGAGATCAATATTAAAGTTAATGTCGCTGAGGTTGATAATAGTTATAAAATAACCTCTAATTTTGAGTTAGACCGCAGAGATTTTAAAGTTGGAGGTGGCAGTTTCATTATGAGCGATACGGTAAAAATAAGTGTTGTACATTTTCAGGATTTTTAA
- a CDS encoding NAD(P)/FAD-dependent oxidoreductase, producing MNKFDVIIIGGGLAGLTNAIHLSKEKLNILLIEKNAYPRHKVCGEYVSNKVLPYLNHLGFNPFEFGAKQISKFELTTHNNKSISSNLPLGGFGMSRYEMDFQLYQLALKNGVEVFQDSVTDVKFENDNFQVETKSQQRFHSKMVIGAYGKRSNLDIQFNRKFIKKKSPYLGVKIHVSGNFPEDKVTLHNFNGGYCGVSKVENNHINLCYITNFKAFKKHKDIETFQEEVLFKNSELRSIFENSKSEFENPLTISQISFETKKPVENHIIMCGDTAGMIHPLCGNGMGMAIRSAQLASELIIDYLHGKIASRQKLENQYTKRWKKTFGLRLKAGHSIAYLFRQDWLAPKLLKVLHSFPFLMPQIIKMTHGKPMTAK from the coding sequence ATGAATAAATTCGATGTAATTATTATTGGAGGAGGTTTAGCAGGATTAACAAATGCCATCCATTTATCAAAAGAGAAATTAAACATTTTACTTATAGAAAAAAACGCGTATCCAAGGCATAAAGTGTGCGGTGAATATGTGTCAAATAAAGTTTTACCATATCTAAATCATCTAGGGTTCAATCCTTTTGAATTTGGTGCAAAGCAAATCTCAAAGTTCGAATTAACCACGCATAACAATAAAAGTATTTCTTCGAATTTACCACTTGGTGGTTTTGGGATGAGTCGTTATGAGATGGATTTTCAATTGTATCAACTCGCACTAAAAAATGGCGTTGAAGTATTTCAAGATTCAGTGACTGATGTAAAATTTGAAAATGATAACTTTCAAGTAGAAACAAAATCTCAACAACGATTTCATTCTAAAATGGTGATCGGCGCTTATGGCAAGCGTTCAAATTTAGATATACAATTCAACCGAAAATTTATCAAGAAGAAGTCGCCGTATTTAGGCGTTAAAATTCATGTGTCGGGAAATTTCCCTGAAGACAAGGTCACTTTGCATAATTTTAATGGTGGCTATTGTGGGGTTTCAAAAGTGGAAAACAATCATATTAATCTTTGTTATATAACTAATTTTAAGGCTTTCAAAAAACATAAGGATATTGAAACATTCCAAGAAGAAGTGCTTTTTAAAAATTCAGAATTGAGATCAATTTTTGAAAATTCAAAATCAGAATTCGAAAACCCATTAACCATAAGTCAGATTTCATTCGAAACGAAAAAGCCTGTTGAAAACCATATCATTATGTGTGGAGATACCGCTGGAATGATTCATCCGTTGTGCGGAAACGGTATGGGAATGGCAATTAGAAGCGCGCAATTAGCATCAGAGTTGATTATTGATTATCTTCATGGAAAAATTGCATCACGTCAAAAGTTAGAAAACCAGTACACCAAACGTTGGAAAAAAACATTTGGTTTACGGTTAAAAGCAGGACACAGTATCGCCTATTTATTTAGGCAAGACTGGTTAGCACCAAAACTTTTAAAGGTATTGCATTCGTTTCCGTTCTTGATGCCACAAATTATAAAAATGACCCACGGTAAACCTATGACTGCTAAATGA
- a CDS encoding 3-oxoacyl-ACP synthase — translation MTIKEKLYKRCLEFIDERLTTVNHTISEIQSALQSETKSSAGDKHETGRAMLQLEREKAGHQLAEIEKQQQILQKINVESKHQTVTLGAVVKTTEANYFIAISAGKIEVEKDSYFAISAATPIAQLLISKRVNDTVRFRETVFKIIEIH, via the coding sequence ATGACCATAAAAGAAAAACTATATAAGCGATGCTTAGAATTTATTGATGAACGATTGACAACTGTAAATCATACCATTTCAGAAATTCAAAGCGCCTTGCAATCCGAAACTAAAAGTAGTGCTGGAGATAAGCACGAAACAGGACGAGCGATGCTACAATTAGAACGAGAAAAAGCAGGTCACCAATTGGCAGAAATTGAAAAACAGCAGCAAATTCTTCAAAAAATAAATGTGGAATCTAAACATCAAACAGTGACATTAGGTGCTGTGGTAAAAACAACTGAGGCTAATTATTTTATTGCCATTAGCGCTGGCAAAATTGAAGTAGAAAAGGATTCTTATTTTGCTATTTCAGCAGCAACACCAATAGCACAATTATTAATATCTAAACGTGTTAACGATACAGTTCGATTTAGGGAAACCGTATTCAAAATTATAGAAATACATTAG